In Tenebrio molitor chromosome 6, icTenMoli1.1, whole genome shotgun sequence, one genomic interval encodes:
- the Oseg6 gene encoding WD repeat-containing protein 19 — MGSEKLLFRLEQPHGTGDVYTAWQTGSGMYLATTGVDSMVNIFDRYGQIQDRIRLPSLCTGFGWDSDGDLLAIICQSPQLILWDANTQKKIQIDVRLKDQMSCLIWAKTSPMLAVGTVKGNVSIYNHNTSKRIPIIGKHTKRITCGTWNTENLLALGSEDRTISISNVDGDTLKVINLRADPTEIHFSEMKLDERMGGQNTVSVIVGKRTLYLYNLLDPDNPIELAFQTHYGSIVTYKWFGDGYILLGFTAGYFIAISTHIKEVGQELFQVRNHKNALTDITICEKIGKAASCGDNNVKIHDLSNLQETSSVLTLSQEAGLERISWSVDGQLFSVCTRGGSLNVYVSQVPLLTSVCAPRIAILSSLTEISLYNYSSDKVKHKPIPISLETEPSFLAVGQYHIAAGMNNRAWFYDLTRPQPGVDDAPLMLKDRQYLGGVSSIRLNAEYASVLFEGKLQLHMIEQPEVCHEDRETKMFPDSNSPNLFITCHALTTDFLIYGTDMGNIVYFHVEEWAVSCEYTHAVGIVNIFADPAGTRVVFVDIKGQGYVYNAVISEAVPVPNLPNKVLGVTWDSNINDRNIFIVFDQHDIFTYVYVKYSIDGSSVQKVGQTSLVSKQIPLLMYSGEVMSATSGGQLTQLMLNTHDSLQVGLGERDQTIMEANFNKQIALHRFAAAWTTCESLKSEELWRKLATEAMKHLEIDLAIRIYKMLEDVSMVWSLESLAGVEDYKLLCGYVSMFLNDFDLAQRWFLGSSYPVAALEMRRDLLQWDQALQLAKKMAPEQIALISREYAQQLEFTGNYSEAHIHYEKGLQEDLSREHTFICKAGIARTALHCNNHRHGISIALELDNKQLIKECAEILEKNKQLAEAACLFEKCQNYDRAAMAYIKLRNWHKIGELLPKITSNKIHLQYAIAKEHEGKYEEAVRAYYTAKDFDSVIRLQLEHLNNPEIAVELVQETKSTEGAKLVAKFFQKLNDYTSAIKFLVLSKCNDEAFDLARKHGKMQLYGEILLNTLSADELRPQDFNSVAMHFENERNSLLAGIYWFHAKEYSKAMKHLLKAAKSNSKENEAITAAIDVVASSKDEALSAQLIEFLLGESDGLPKDPKYLFRLYMARKQYREASKSALIIANEEQINGNYRNAHDVLFAMYQDLKQNGIKIPSEMQTNLMLLHSYILVRLHVRRGDHLKGARMLIRVANNISKFPSHIVPILTSTVIECHRAGLKHAAFKYATMLMKPEYRRNVDVKYAKKIEAVVRKPPKSGKDGEPAGDPAEPSSPCPYCENLLSETEVNCNSCKNNIPFCIVTGRHIVTSDLTACPECDFPAVRTHFIEILDNEDSCPMCSEKLDSRRLPKIDDPKPYLNVE, encoded by the exons ATGGGAAGCGAAAAG TTGTTGTTTCGATTGGAACAACCCCACGGTACCGGCGACGTATACACAGCATGGCAGACGGGCTCTGGAATGTATTTAGCCACAACTGGAGTAGATTCAATGGTCAATATTTTCGACCGATACGGTCAAATACAAGACCGCATCAGACTACCAAG TTTGTGCACTGGATTCGGTTGGGACTCTGACGGCGACCTCTTGGCAATAATCTGCCAGTCACCGCAACTAATTTTGTGGGATGCAAAcacgcaaaaaaaaattcaaatcgacGTGAGATTGAAAGACCAAATGTCTTGCTTGATCTGGGCGAAGACGAGCCCGATGCTCGCCGTCGGCACAGTCAAGGGCAACGTTTCCATTTACAACCACAACACATCAAA acGCATCCCGATTATTGGAAAACACACAAAAAGAATCACTTGCGGGACGTGGAACACTGAAAATTTGCTCGCGCTAGGTTCAGAGGACAGAACAATTTCAATCAGTAACGTTGATGGGGACACGCTGAAAGTGATCAATCTTAGAGCTGACCCCACCGAGATTCATTTTTCCGAGATGAAACTCGACGAGCGCATGGGGGGCCAAAACACC GTCAGCGTCATCGTTGGCAAGCGCACTCTCTACTTGTACAATTTACTAGACCCCGACAATCCTATCGAGTTGGCTTTCCAAACGCACTACGGCTCGATCGTCACCTACAAATGGTTCGGCGACGGTTACATTTTGCTCGGTTTCACCGCCGGTTACTTCATAGCGATCTCCACTCACATAAAAGAAGTAGGACAGGAGTTGTTCCAAGTGCGCAACCACAAGAACGCCCTCACCGACATAACCATCTGCGAGAAAATCGGAAAAGCGGCCTCTTGCGGTGACAACAA CGTCAAGATTCACGATCTGAGCAACCTCCAAGAGACGTCGAGCGTGCTGACTTTGTCGCAGGAGGCCGGCTTGGAGAGGATAAGTTGGAGCGTCGACGGGCAATTGTTTTCCGTCTGCACCAGAGGCGGATCTCTCAACGTGTACGTGTCCCAGGTGCCATTGCTGACGTCAGTTTGCGCCCCCAGAATCGCCATCTTGTCCAGTCTGACCGAGATCAGTCTCTACAACTACTCTTCGGATAAA GTCAAACATAAACCTATTCCCATAAGCTTGGAGACCGAACCCAGCTTTCTCGCCGTGGGTCAGTATCACATCGCCGCCGGCATGAACAATCGAGCGTGGTTCTACGACTTGACGCGGCCCCAACCCGGCGTAGACGACGCACCTTTGATGCTCAAAGACAGACAGTACCTAGGTGGCGTTAGCAGCATCAGACTGAACGCAGAATACGCGTCGGTGCTGTTCGAAGGAAAGCTCCAGCTCCACATG ATCGAACAACCGGAAGTTTGCCACGAAGACCGCGAAACGAAGATGTTCCCCGATTCGAACTCGCCCAATTTGTTCATAACTTGTCACGCTTTGACCACCGATTTCTTGATTTACGGAACCGACATGGGCAACATCGTCTACTTCCACGTGGAAGAGTGGGCCGTGTCTTGCGAGTACACCCATGCGGTGGGCATAGTGAACATTTTTGCCGACCCGGCTGGCACCAGAGTCGTCTTCGTCGACATCAAAGGTCAAGGTTACGTCTACAACGCT GTGATAAGCGAGGCCGTTCCCGTACCGAATCTACCAAACAAAGTGTTGGGGGTCACGTGGGACAGCAACATCAACGATCGCAACATTTTCATAGTGTTCGACCAACACGACATCTTCACTTACGTCTACGTCAAATACTCGATCGACG gCTCGTCGGTACAAAAAGTCGGTCAGACGTCGCTGGTCTCTAAGCAGATCCCTCTCTTGATGTACTCGGGCGAGGTGATGTCGGCGACCTCTGGCGGTCAGTTGACTCAACTAATGCTCAACACTCACGACTCGCTCCAGGTCGGTCTTGGAGAACGCGACCAGACCATCATGGAAGCAAATTTCAACAAACAGATCGCGTTGCACAG ATTCGCCGCGGCGTGGACCACTTGCGAATCTCTGAAATCCGAAGAGTTGTGGCGCAAATTGGCCACCGAAGCCATGAAACATCTGGAGATCGACCTGGCCATCCGCATCTACAAGATGTTGGAAGACGTCTCGATGGTTTGGTCCCTGGAAAGCCTCGCCGGCGTGGAGGACTACAAATTGTTGTGCGGTTACGTGAGCATGTTCTTGAACGACTTCGACCTGGCCCAGCGGTGGTTTTTGGGGTCGAGCTACCCGGTGGCGGCGCTGGAGATGCGCCGCGACCTCCTCCAGTGGGACCAGGCGCTGCAGTTGGCGAAAAAAATGGCGCCCGAGCAGATCGCCCTGATATCGAGGGAGTACGCCCAACAACTCGAATTCAC AGGGAACTACTCCGAGGCTCACATCCACTACGAGAAAGGCCTGCAAGAAGATTTGAGTCGCGAACACACCTTCATCTGCAAGGCCGGAATAGCGAGGACGGCTTTGCACTGCAACAATCACCGTCACGGCATCAGCATAGCGCTCGAGCTGGACAACAAGCAGTTGATCAAAGAGTGCGCGGAGATCCTCGAGAAGAACAAACAACTGGCGGAGGCGGCGTGTTTGTTCGAGAAGTGCCAGAACTACGACCGCGCCGCCATGGCTTACATCAAGTTGAGAAACTGGCACAAGATCGGCGAGCTTCTGCCGAAGATAACGTCCAACAAAATCCACCTTCAGTACGCCATCGCCAAAGAGCACGAAGGCAAATACGAAGAAGCGGTCAGAGCTTACTACACCGCTAAAGACTTCGACTCGGTGATTCGTCTCCAGCTGGAGCACCTGAACAATCCGGAAATCGCTGTGGAATTGGTCCAAGAGACCAAGAGCACCGAAGGTGCCAAGCTCGTCgccaaatttttccaaaaactgaaCGACTACACCTCCGCCATAAAGTTCCTCGTGTTGTCGAAATGCAACGACGAGGCTTTCGACTTGGCGCGGAAACACGGCAAAATGCAACTCTACGGGGAGATCCTGTTGAACACCCTGTCTGCAGACGAGTTGCGTCCCCAAGACTTCAACAGCGTGGCCATGCATTTCGAGAACGAACGCAACAGTCTGCTGGCCGGGATCTACTGGTTCCACGCCAAGGAGTACTCGAAAGCGATGAAACATCTCCTGAAGGCGGCCAAGTCGAATTCTAAAGAAAACGAAGCGATCACCGCCGCCATAGACGTGGTGGCGTCGTCCAAAGACGAGGCGCTTTCGGCCCAGCTGATCGAGTTTCTCTTGGGCGAATCGGACGGACTGCCGAAGGACCCCAAATACTTGTTCCGCCTGTACATGGCCCGGAAACAATACAGAGAAGCGTCCAAATCCGCTTTGATCATAGCCAACGAAGAACAGATCAACGGGAATTACAGAAACGCGCACGACGTGCTCTTCGCCATGTACCAGGATCTCAAACAGAACGGCATCAAAATCCCCAGCGAGATGCAGACGAACTTGATGCTGCTGCACAGTTACATATTGGTACGACTGCACGTCAGGCGCGGCGATCATTTGAAGGGCGCGAGGATGCTGATCAGGGTTGCCAACAACATCTCCAAGTTTCCGTCTC ATATTGTTCCGATTCTGACGTCAACAGTTATCGAGTGTCACAGAGCCGGACTCAAGCACGCCGCTTTCAAGTACGCGACCATGCTGATGAAGCCCGAGTACAGAAGAAACGTGGACGTCAAGTACGCCAAAAAAATCGAAGCGGTGGTGAGGAAGCCGCCCAAAAGCGGAAAAGACGGAGAACCGGCGGGAGATCCCGCGGAACCTTCCTCGCCCTGTCCTTATTGCGAAAATTTGCTGTCGGAAACGGAAGTGAATTGCAACAGTTGCAAAAACAATATTCCATTTTGCATAGTTACG GGCCGCCATATTGTGACTTCGGACTTGACAGCGTGTCCGGAATGTGATTTTCCGGCAGTGCGAACCCACTTTATCGA AATCCTCGACAACGAAGACTCTTGCCCAATGTGTTCGGAAAAACTGGATTCTCGAAGGTTACCCAAAATCGACGATCCCAAGCCGTACTTGAATGTTGAATAA